The following proteins are co-located in the Microbulbifer sp. VAAF005 genome:
- the gatC gene encoding Asp-tRNA(Asn)/Glu-tRNA(Gln) amidotransferase subunit GatC, whose translation MTVDTQTVEKLAELARIAISKETIDEVSNRLGDVLQLVDQLQSTNTDGIAPMAHPLDEVQELRTDTVTETDNREDFLTLAPQTEEGLYLVPKVID comes from the coding sequence ATGACAGTGGATACGCAAACTGTAGAAAAACTTGCGGAGTTGGCCCGAATCGCCATATCCAAAGAAACCATCGATGAAGTCAGCAACCGTCTCGGGGATGTTTTGCAATTGGTAGACCAGCTGCAATCCACCAATACCGATGGTATCGCCCCGATGGCGCACCCACTGGACGAAGTTCAGGAGCTTCGCACCGACACAGTAACAGAGACTGACAATCGAGAAGACTTCCTAACACTGGCTCCCCAAACCGAAGAAGGCCTCTACCTGGTTCCCAAAGTGATTGATTAA
- a CDS encoding Maf family protein, protein MTKSASDNRLLLASGSPRRAELLTQIGVSFSQLSPSVIEQKQPNESTLEYIERLAHDKVIAGFRAAGCPEGLWTLGADTVVMAGDRLLEKPEDFTDFESMMLTLSGVEHSVFTAVCLRSQECQFSRVVETRVRFRHLSRAQIADYWRTGEPVDKAGGYGIQGFGAALVEAFSGSYSNVVGLPLEALIPMLDHAGIPYWQEGQS, encoded by the coding sequence GTGACAAAAAGCGCTTCTGACAATCGACTTCTTTTAGCCTCGGGTTCACCGCGTCGCGCCGAACTATTGACCCAAATTGGGGTGTCTTTTTCCCAATTATCACCTTCTGTTATAGAACAAAAGCAACCTAATGAAAGTACTCTTGAGTACATAGAGCGCCTGGCTCATGACAAGGTTATCGCTGGATTTCGCGCTGCTGGCTGTCCAGAAGGGCTTTGGACCTTGGGAGCGGATACGGTGGTTATGGCGGGCGACAGATTACTGGAAAAGCCGGAAGATTTTACTGACTTTGAATCCATGATGTTGACTTTGTCGGGTGTAGAGCACTCTGTGTTTACTGCAGTGTGTTTGCGCTCCCAGGAATGCCAGTTTAGCCGCGTGGTGGAAACTCGAGTGAGGTTTCGCCACCTGTCCAGAGCTCAAATAGCAGATTACTGGAGGACCGGGGAACCTGTCGATAAGGCCGGCGGTTACGGTATACAGGGTTTTGGCGCCGCCTTGGTAGAAGCTTTTAGTGGCAGTTATAGCAATGTTGTCGGACTCCCCCTGGAAGCTCTGATTCCGATGCTGGATCATGCGGGAATTCCCTATTGGCAGGAGGGCCAATCTTGA
- the mreD gene encoding rod shape-determining protein MreD: protein MQANNRWFIAVTILLSLLLAVMPLPQQWLWFRPAFPALLVIFWITRMPQSFGVGFAWVIGIFQDLATGASLGTHALALSVLAYFSLLTYQRTRAFNPAQQLLWVFVLVGIHQVVGNWVHGLEGKSVPGLTFLWPALTTALLWPWVTPWLRSLSGRLHVR from the coding sequence TTGCAAGCGAATAACCGCTGGTTTATTGCGGTCACGATTCTGCTGTCCTTGCTGCTTGCCGTTATGCCTTTGCCGCAACAATGGCTTTGGTTTCGTCCTGCATTTCCGGCCTTGCTGGTGATATTCTGGATTACTCGCATGCCTCAGAGCTTTGGCGTGGGGTTCGCCTGGGTGATCGGTATATTCCAGGATTTGGCTACTGGGGCGAGCCTGGGAACTCACGCCCTAGCCCTGTCGGTTCTCGCCTATTTCAGTCTGCTTACATACCAGCGTACCCGAGCATTTAACCCCGCCCAGCAATTATTGTGGGTATTTGTTCTGGTGGGTATTCACCAAGTCGTGGGCAATTGGGTGCATGGCCTTGAGGGGAAGTCGGTACCCGGGCTGACCTTCCTGTGGCCAGCTCTTACCACAGCCCTGCTCTGGCCCTGGGTGACCCCATGGCTGAGGAGCCTTTCCGGGCGTTTACACGTTCGTTGA
- the cysZ gene encoding sulfate transporter CysZ has product MTSNPVHGIDALVRGIHLITRRELRPFILVPLLINLVLFIIISGIMISQLGGLTDYIGSLLSHTPVNTENMSWWEAMMAKGAAWAASVFRWLAWIIALLVLFLFFLAYGYLFSVITNIIAAPFNGLLAEKVEELLTGKAPPAEPIMQMVWRTLGRELRKLGYFIFWGLIVFIIATITSWTIIIPAVLTAVWGAWCMAIQYVDYPLDNHQRPFDELKTVLRRRKLTSLTFGGTVMLAKMVPVLNIFIMPAAVAGGTALWIERLRIEGDPGTQTPVLQ; this is encoded by the coding sequence ATGACTTCAAATCCCGTTCACGGTATCGATGCACTGGTGCGCGGTATCCACTTGATTACCCGGCGTGAATTGCGCCCATTTATCCTGGTACCACTACTAATAAACCTCGTACTGTTTATTATTATCAGCGGCATTATGATTTCCCAACTGGGAGGACTTACCGATTATATCGGCAGCCTGCTTTCCCACACGCCAGTAAATACAGAAAATATGTCCTGGTGGGAAGCCATGATGGCCAAGGGGGCCGCGTGGGCTGCCAGTGTTTTTCGCTGGCTCGCCTGGATTATTGCGTTACTTGTGCTTTTCCTGTTTTTTCTCGCCTACGGCTATTTATTTAGCGTTATTACCAACATTATTGCCGCCCCCTTTAACGGTTTGCTCGCCGAGAAAGTCGAGGAGCTACTAACCGGTAAGGCTCCCCCTGCCGAGCCGATAATGCAAATGGTATGGCGTACCCTGGGCCGGGAATTACGTAAGCTGGGTTACTTTATATTTTGGGGTTTGATCGTATTCATTATTGCCACCATCACCAGCTGGACCATTATTATCCCCGCAGTGCTCACTGCAGTTTGGGGTGCTTGGTGCATGGCCATTCAGTATGTTGACTACCCACTGGATAATCACCAACGGCCATTTGATGAATTAAAAACAGTTCTGCGCCGCCGCAAATTGACCAGCCTGACCTTTGGTGGAACTGTCATGCTTGCCAAAATGGTACCGGTTTTAAATATCTTTATTATGCCTGCGGCAGTTGCTGGCGGTACGGCTTTGTGGATTGAAAGACTGCGTATTGAAGGAGATCCCGGCACTCAAACTCCGGTACTTCAGTAA
- a CDS encoding DUF3971 domain-containing protein: MSALGLRLFAGEGIAMVVIRWIARKFWLLSISLVIALAIIVQTGRLLSPQVENYRPQISHWLSEQLGVPVQMDRISLRWEALEVALQLDGLRLGEHGELRMGHGLFQLDLLSSLWNRELVWKDLQMNQFSAGLNRDENGLWYLQGFPDAPLKLEGSTAPNPEAADPARLFQLSPKIQISDAAITVRLPDEQLAEINLPEIQLENSGDFHRLTARAFISREGESSQVDEETLRVVLEGRGNPKDKEHFSLRGYMQLNELLLDEDIIDLLHELTPLPDRFHWKGKKWADGRLWLHSNAASGYRIVGQVDLAQVESLADMQKANDIEEHSLAPLRAFSGDLSGRWLPGEHWRLALQNIQIDWQDLQMPPLNLQVRSDQEGLSLVADVVDLAGWSGILNRLSLLEGAADEWLRALKPRGQLHSVRLRTGAGRQLEISANLKDITAEAFRGAPAIAQLSGYLQVEGASGRVELDGTPLGAHFPNLYKNAFGFEQASGTISWNVDKAQNAVTVFSGPLMLNGELGEVGGQFMLSLPFYAQTRPADLVLSLSLKDAGVVTQEELVPFVVSDDLRKWLKTGLGENNQGRVESAAFIYRGSSYSKDGKDESLRAIGVHSKRRTIQLALDFSNASLDYASDWPGVRQVDGRLLLDDEIVRVNANKAKLWSMDAKNIQVAVTPQAGEAHAWTCELVWLVLPPMDCVCCVNHQSGITLEVPLMTGL, encoded by the coding sequence TTGTCAGCACTCGGTCTACGCCTGTTCGCTGGTGAGGGTATAGCGATGGTTGTAATACGCTGGATTGCAAGAAAATTCTGGTTGCTGTCGATAAGCTTGGTGATTGCCCTGGCAATCATCGTGCAGACAGGGCGATTGCTGTCCCCGCAGGTAGAGAACTATCGTCCACAGATTAGTCATTGGCTTAGTGAGCAGCTTGGTGTTCCTGTACAGATGGATCGTATTTCCCTGCGTTGGGAGGCCCTTGAAGTTGCATTGCAGCTGGATGGGCTGCGCCTGGGGGAACACGGTGAGCTGAGAATGGGGCACGGTCTGTTCCAGCTGGATTTGCTTTCCAGCCTATGGAATAGAGAGTTGGTCTGGAAAGACCTGCAAATGAATCAGTTTTCGGCCGGGCTCAACCGCGATGAAAATGGCCTCTGGTATCTGCAGGGGTTTCCCGATGCCCCACTTAAGCTTGAAGGCAGCACTGCACCTAATCCCGAAGCCGCAGATCCGGCCCGCCTGTTCCAATTGAGCCCCAAAATCCAAATCAGTGATGCAGCGATCACTGTGCGCCTTCCCGATGAGCAGCTGGCAGAAATTAATTTGCCTGAAATCCAGCTGGAAAATAGTGGAGATTTTCACCGACTGACTGCACGGGCTTTTATTTCCCGTGAAGGGGAGAGTAGCCAAGTTGATGAAGAGACCCTGCGGGTTGTGCTAGAGGGGCGGGGCAACCCGAAAGATAAAGAGCACTTCTCACTGCGGGGCTATATGCAGCTTAATGAGTTGCTACTCGACGAAGATATCATTGACTTGCTGCACGAACTTACTCCGTTGCCTGACCGGTTCCATTGGAAAGGGAAGAAATGGGCAGATGGCCGCTTATGGCTTCACAGTAATGCTGCCAGTGGCTATCGCATAGTCGGTCAGGTGGATCTGGCTCAAGTTGAGAGCTTGGCCGATATGCAAAAGGCAAATGATATAGAGGAGCATAGCCTGGCCCCACTGAGAGCTTTTTCTGGGGATTTGTCTGGGCGTTGGCTGCCTGGTGAGCACTGGCGATTAGCTTTGCAGAATATTCAAATTGACTGGCAGGACCTGCAAATGCCGCCGCTCAATCTGCAGGTGAGAAGCGATCAAGAAGGGTTGTCCCTAGTGGCTGATGTGGTTGATCTCGCAGGATGGAGCGGTATTTTAAATCGCCTGTCTCTGCTCGAGGGAGCTGCTGATGAGTGGTTGCGCGCTCTAAAGCCTCGAGGCCAATTACACAGCGTGCGTCTTCGGACTGGTGCGGGCCGTCAGTTAGAGATAAGTGCAAACCTGAAAGATATTACCGCTGAAGCATTCCGTGGAGCCCCGGCTATTGCCCAACTGAGCGGATATTTACAAGTTGAGGGCGCCAGCGGTCGGGTTGAGCTCGATGGCACTCCCCTGGGGGCACACTTTCCCAACCTGTACAAAAACGCCTTTGGGTTTGAGCAAGCCAGCGGCACCATCTCTTGGAATGTCGATAAGGCGCAGAATGCAGTTACCGTCTTTTCGGGCCCATTGATGCTGAATGGTGAGCTCGGAGAGGTCGGTGGACAGTTTATGCTTTCACTACCTTTTTACGCCCAGACACGACCGGCGGATCTGGTGCTGTCCCTGTCTTTGAAAGATGCGGGTGTTGTTACTCAAGAAGAGCTGGTGCCATTTGTTGTCAGTGATGACTTGCGCAAATGGCTGAAAACTGGTTTGGGTGAAAACAATCAAGGGCGCGTTGAGAGCGCAGCTTTTATTTATCGCGGCAGTAGTTATAGCAAAGATGGCAAGGATGAATCCCTTCGAGCGATCGGGGTTCACTCTAAGCGCCGGACTATTCAGTTGGCGCTCGATTTTTCAAATGCGAGCTTGGATTACGCCAGTGACTGGCCTGGAGTTCGACAAGTGGATGGTCGCTTGTTGCTCGATGATGAAATTGTGCGGGTCAACGCCAATAAAGCCAAGCTTTGGAGCATGGATGCGAAAAATATCCAGGTTGCAGTAACTCCTCAAGCGGGGGAGGCTCACGCCTGGACGTGCGAACTGGTGTGGCTGGTCCTGCCGCCGATGGATTGCGTCTGTTGCGTGAATCACCAATCAGGGATCACCTTGGAAGTGCCTTTGATGACTGGACTCTGA
- the mreC gene encoding rod shape-determining protein MreC, protein MKPLFTRGPSAEYRLGFLAILAILLIVSDHYTNWFQPVRERLSGVIAPLYWVTGAPERVGDWADEQFRSREELQEENSRLKRQVLLLEQRSQLLAAVKAENTQLKELMNSAEMVDDRVLVAQVVGVTPDPLEHVLLIDKGRDDGVDIGTPVMDASGLLGQVIEAGDSYSRILLITDSSHAIPVQVLRNSMRTVAEGTGDLYRLKLRHLANTSDIREGDLLLSSGLGSRFPAGYPVGEVISVQRDPGKPFAEAEVLPRGRMNRSRFVLAVIGDGGRSVASE, encoded by the coding sequence GTGAAACCGCTATTTACCCGCGGTCCCTCTGCTGAATACCGCTTGGGCTTTCTCGCCATACTCGCAATCTTGCTGATCGTCTCCGATCATTACACCAATTGGTTTCAGCCTGTTCGCGAACGCTTATCTGGGGTGATCGCTCCACTGTATTGGGTGACAGGTGCCCCTGAGCGTGTGGGTGATTGGGCGGATGAACAGTTTCGCTCTCGCGAGGAGTTACAAGAAGAGAACAGTCGCCTCAAGCGGCAGGTACTGTTACTGGAACAACGCAGCCAGTTATTGGCTGCCGTCAAAGCGGAGAATACTCAGCTAAAAGAGCTGATGAATTCGGCGGAAATGGTCGACGACCGAGTACTGGTGGCCCAGGTGGTGGGTGTTACCCCTGACCCTCTGGAGCATGTACTGCTGATTGACAAGGGCCGGGATGACGGCGTTGATATTGGCACCCCGGTAATGGATGCCAGCGGTTTGCTGGGGCAGGTGATTGAGGCTGGTGACTCTTATAGTCGTATCCTGCTGATCACTGATTCAAGTCATGCTATTCCTGTCCAGGTTTTACGCAACAGCATGCGCACTGTCGCTGAGGGAACAGGTGACCTGTATCGTCTGAAGTTGCGTCATCTCGCCAATACAAGTGATATCCGTGAAGGCGACTTGTTACTCAGTTCTGGTCTGGGAAGTCGGTTTCCTGCGGGTTATCCGGTTGGAGAGGTTATTTCGGTGCAGAGAGATCCGGGGAAACCCTTTGCGGAGGCCGAAGTGCTACCTAGGGGACGAATGAATCGCAGTCGATTTGTATTAGCGGTTATCGGCGATGGAGGACGCTCTGTTGCAAGCGAATAA
- a CDS encoding rod shape-determining protein: protein MFKRLRGMFSSDLSIDLGTANTLIYVRDRGVVLDEPSVVAIRHYNGQKIVEAVGVEAKRMLGRTPGNITAIRPLKDGVIADFQVTEKMLQHFIKKVHENSWMRPSPRVLVCVPCQSTEVERRAIRESALGAGAREVSLIEEPMAAAIGAGLNVEEASGSMVVDIGGGTTEIAIISLNGVVYSDSVRIGGDRFDEAIVNYVRRNYGSVIGDATAERIKEEIGCAYAGSEVREIDVRGRNLAEGVPRSFTLNSDEILEALQEPLTGIVQAVKSALEQSPPELASDIAERGMVLTGGGALLRDLDRLLMEESGLPVIVADDPLTCVARGGGKALDMLDRSRLYLMSN, encoded by the coding sequence ATGTTTAAACGTTTGCGGGGTATGTTTTCCAGTGATCTCTCCATCGACCTGGGAACTGCCAACACGCTGATTTACGTTCGCGATCGCGGCGTAGTACTCGACGAACCCTCTGTCGTCGCAATCCGTCACTACAATGGCCAGAAAATTGTTGAGGCTGTCGGAGTAGAAGCTAAACGCATGCTCGGCCGGACCCCAGGCAATATTACCGCTATTCGCCCGCTGAAGGATGGTGTTATCGCCGACTTCCAGGTGACTGAAAAAATGTTGCAGCACTTTATTAAGAAAGTGCACGAAAATAGTTGGATGCGCCCGAGCCCAAGAGTGCTGGTATGCGTTCCCTGCCAGTCCACAGAAGTGGAGCGCCGCGCTATTCGCGAGTCTGCCCTGGGCGCCGGTGCCCGCGAAGTATCGCTGATCGAAGAGCCCATGGCAGCTGCAATAGGTGCTGGCCTAAATGTCGAGGAAGCGAGCGGCTCTATGGTAGTGGATATCGGTGGGGGCACCACTGAGATTGCCATTATTTCCCTCAATGGTGTAGTTTACTCCGATTCTGTGCGCATTGGCGGTGACCGCTTTGATGAGGCTATCGTCAACTATGTGCGTCGCAACTACGGCAGTGTGATCGGTGATGCGACCGCCGAGCGAATTAAAGAAGAAATTGGCTGCGCCTATGCGGGCAGTGAGGTTCGCGAAATCGACGTGCGTGGCCGCAACCTGGCCGAAGGTGTCCCCCGCAGTTTCACCCTGAACTCCGATGAAATTCTCGAGGCCCTGCAAGAGCCGCTGACCGGGATTGTACAAGCGGTCAAAAGCGCACTGGAACAATCTCCCCCCGAATTGGCTTCCGATATCGCTGAGCGCGGCATGGTACTGACCGGTGGTGGTGCCCTGCTGCGCGATCTCGATCGCCTGCTAATGGAAGAATCCGGTCTGCCGGTAATTGTTGCTGATGACCCCCTGACTTGCGTGGCCCGCGGTGGCGGCAAAGCACTGGATATGTTGGACCGCAGCCGCCTCTACTTGATGTCTAACTGA
- the gatA gene encoding Asp-tRNA(Asn)/Glu-tRNA(Gln) amidotransferase subunit GatA: MHQLTIAEIIRGLRSKEFSSTELTRHLLGRIQQLDSNYNSFITVTEESALAQAAAADQRLANGEAPALCGVPIAHKDIICTNGVRTSCASKMLDNFIPPYDATVVDNLNAAGTVSLGKTNMDEFAMGSSNESSFYGPVKNPWNTRCVPGGSSGGSAAAVAAQLIPGATATDTGGSIRQPAALTNTTGLKPTYGRISRYGIVAYASSLDQAGPIARNAEDAAYLLSAMASHDPKDSTSLKQQLTDFSAELNNPIAGLRIGVPREYFGEGLNPETASRVQEALRAFEKLGAQLVDISLPHTELAIPAYYVIAPAEASANLSRFDGVRYGYRCEEPKDLRDLYMRSRGEGFGEEVQRRILVGTYALSAGYYDAYYNKAQQARRLIKQDFVEAFEKVDVIMGPTTPSPAFELGAKSADPVAMYLEDIYTIATNLAGLPGMSVPCGLVDNMPVGLQITGNYLEEARMLNIAHQYQQVTDWHKASAV, from the coding sequence ATGCATCAGCTTACTATCGCCGAGATCATCCGTGGATTGCGGAGCAAAGAGTTCTCAAGTACAGAGCTAACCCGCCATTTACTCGGCCGCATCCAGCAACTGGACAGCAACTACAACAGTTTTATTACCGTCACCGAAGAGAGCGCCCTAGCGCAAGCCGCAGCCGCCGACCAACGCCTGGCCAACGGAGAGGCACCGGCACTGTGCGGTGTGCCCATCGCCCACAAAGATATTATTTGCACTAACGGCGTGCGCACCAGCTGTGCCTCAAAAATGCTGGATAATTTTATCCCTCCCTACGATGCCACGGTGGTAGATAACCTCAACGCTGCCGGCACCGTCTCCCTGGGCAAGACCAATATGGATGAATTCGCCATGGGCTCATCCAACGAAAGCAGCTTTTACGGCCCAGTAAAAAACCCCTGGAATACCCGCTGTGTGCCCGGCGGTTCCTCCGGTGGCTCAGCTGCGGCAGTTGCTGCACAACTGATACCCGGCGCTACAGCTACCGATACCGGCGGCTCTATTCGCCAGCCGGCAGCGTTGACAAACACCACCGGGCTGAAGCCCACCTACGGGCGTATTTCCCGCTACGGTATCGTTGCCTACGCCTCCAGCCTGGATCAGGCCGGCCCCATAGCCCGCAATGCGGAAGACGCTGCTTATTTGCTCTCCGCCATGGCCAGCCACGACCCGAAAGATTCCACCAGTCTGAAGCAGCAGCTCACTGACTTTTCCGCCGAACTGAATAACCCGATCGCCGGGCTGCGGATCGGAGTACCCCGAGAGTACTTTGGGGAGGGGCTTAACCCTGAAACCGCAAGCCGGGTTCAGGAAGCTTTGAGAGCGTTTGAAAAGCTGGGGGCTCAACTGGTCGATATCAGCCTGCCACATACCGAGTTAGCGATACCTGCTTACTATGTGATCGCCCCCGCTGAAGCCTCTGCCAACCTATCTCGATTCGATGGGGTGCGCTATGGCTACCGCTGTGAAGAGCCCAAAGACCTGCGCGATCTCTATATGCGCTCCCGTGGTGAAGGCTTCGGTGAAGAAGTGCAGCGTCGCATCCTGGTAGGCACCTACGCCCTGTCCGCCGGTTATTACGATGCTTATTACAACAAAGCCCAACAGGCCCGACGCCTGATCAAGCAGGACTTTGTCGAAGCATTCGAAAAAGTGGATGTGATTATGGGCCCCACGACCCCCTCCCCCGCTTTCGAGCTTGGCGCAAAGAGCGCTGACCCGGTAGCTATGTACCTGGAGGATATCTACACCATCGCCACCAACCTCGCCGGACTACCGGGCATGTCTGTACCCTGTGGCCTGGTGGACAATATGCCAGTGGGCCTGCAAATAACCGGTAATTACCTGGAAGAGGCGCGCATGCTCAATATCGCCCACCAATACCAACAGGTAACCGACTGGCACAAAGCCAGCGCCGTATAA
- the gatB gene encoding Asp-tRNA(Asn)/Glu-tRNA(Gln) amidotransferase subunit GatB, with translation MEWEIVIGLEIHVQLSTQSKLFSGASIRFGAEPNTQACAVDLAMPGTLPVPNEEAFRFAVMFGLAMNAEIGKRSVFERKNYFYPDLPKGYQTTQLEQPIVGPGEVEIHLEDGSSKKVRLHHAHLEEDAGKSLHEDFHGMSGIDLNRAGTPLIEIVSEPDMRSAAEAVAYLKKIHSIVTYLGISDGDMSQGSLRCDANVSVRLKGEEKLGTRTELKNINSFRFVERAIKVEAERQIDILEDGGTITQETRLYDADKNETRSMRSKEVANDYRYFPCPDLLPVVLTDEYVEQLRSILPELPDAKAARFQAEYQLSAYDADQLTQERASADYFETVSKSCGESKLAANWINGELAALLNRRELTISQSPVSADQLAGLIARIKDNTISSKIAKQVFEAIADGEGSADEVIEKRGLKQVSDTGAIEKMVDEVIAASGAQVENYRKADESKRPKMMGYFVGQIMKASKGQANPQMINKILKQKLDALL, from the coding sequence GTGGAATGGGAAATCGTTATCGGGTTGGAAATTCACGTCCAGCTCTCCACCCAGTCAAAACTCTTTTCCGGCGCTAGCATCCGCTTTGGCGCCGAGCCGAATACCCAGGCATGCGCTGTGGACCTGGCCATGCCAGGCACACTGCCGGTACCCAATGAGGAAGCATTTCGTTTTGCAGTAATGTTCGGCCTGGCGATGAACGCAGAGATCGGCAAGCGCTCTGTTTTTGAACGCAAGAATTACTTCTATCCCGACTTGCCCAAGGGCTATCAAACCACTCAATTGGAGCAGCCGATTGTCGGCCCAGGTGAAGTGGAAATTCACCTGGAAGATGGCAGCAGTAAGAAGGTGCGTTTGCACCACGCTCACCTGGAGGAAGATGCCGGTAAATCCCTGCATGAAGATTTCCACGGGATGTCTGGTATCGACCTGAACCGCGCAGGTACGCCGCTGATCGAGATTGTCTCTGAACCGGATATGCGCAGTGCCGCCGAGGCTGTGGCCTACCTGAAAAAAATTCACAGTATCGTAACCTACCTGGGCATTTCCGATGGTGATATGTCCCAGGGCTCACTGCGCTGTGATGCCAATGTGTCTGTGCGCTTAAAAGGCGAAGAAAAACTCGGCACCCGCACAGAGTTAAAAAACATCAATTCTTTCCGTTTTGTCGAGCGCGCAATTAAAGTCGAAGCTGAACGTCAGATCGACATCCTGGAAGACGGCGGCACTATTACCCAGGAAACCCGCCTCTACGACGCGGACAAAAATGAAACCCGCTCTATGCGCAGCAAAGAAGTGGCCAATGATTACCGCTACTTCCCCTGCCCGGACCTTCTGCCAGTTGTACTCACTGATGAATATGTCGAACAACTGCGCAGCATCCTGCCAGAACTGCCTGATGCAAAAGCAGCCCGCTTCCAAGCGGAATACCAGCTATCTGCTTATGATGCAGACCAGCTGACACAGGAGCGTGCCAGTGCAGACTATTTTGAAACTGTGAGTAAATCCTGTGGCGAATCCAAGCTTGCCGCCAACTGGATTAACGGTGAACTGGCAGCGCTGCTCAACCGTCGTGAACTTACTATTTCACAATCTCCGGTTTCTGCCGACCAGCTAGCTGGACTAATCGCACGGATCAAAGACAACACCATTTCCAGTAAGATCGCCAAACAGGTATTCGAGGCTATTGCCGACGGAGAGGGCAGTGCCGACGAAGTCATCGAAAAGCGTGGCCTGAAACAGGTTTCGGATACCGGCGCTATCGAAAAAATGGTGGATGAAGTGATTGCTGCAAGCGGTGCTCAAGTAGAAAACTACCGCAAGGCAGATGAATCAAAACGCCCCAAAATGATGGGGTATTTCGTCGGGCAGATAATGAAAGCGTCCAAGGGGCAAGCAAACCCACAGATGATTAATAAAATCCTCAAGCAAAAATTGGACGCACTACTTTAA
- a CDS encoding PA4642 family protein: MSLKKDKQKVLGEVFDKERIAGFLIGEAPAGVNRDFHLLERAYRSMKAESFATFVKLFLAEGLDLNSPGPDGKTLLARIGEHRQGAEYSEILKAAGAN; encoded by the coding sequence TTGAGCCTGAAAAAAGACAAACAAAAAGTACTCGGAGAAGTTTTTGACAAGGAGCGTATTGCTGGATTCTTGATTGGCGAAGCCCCCGCTGGCGTAAACCGGGATTTTCACCTGCTCGAGCGCGCCTACCGAAGTATGAAAGCAGAGAGCTTTGCCACATTTGTAAAGTTATTTCTCGCTGAAGGCCTGGATCTGAACAGCCCCGGCCCCGACGGAAAAACCCTGCTGGCCCGTATTGGCGAACACCGCCAGGGCGCAGAGTATAGCGAGATTTTAAAAGCCGCTGGCGCCAACTAG